A single region of the Dehalococcoidales bacterium genome encodes:
- a CDS encoding SDR family NAD(P)-dependent oxidoreductase: protein MIQTRSILSGFSLDGKRALVTEGKMGFGRAITLGFADAGAGFGICGRMLTNSKLGVAVAEISQSGRRSLAIQADVTSKTDVERMVKQVVTTEFGSIDILVKNAAIY from the coding sequence GTGATTCAGACCAGAAGTATTCTGTCCGGGTTTTCCTTAGATGGTAAGAGGGCCTTGGTTACTGAAGGTAAAATGGGATTTGGACGAGCAATCACTCTCGGTTTTGCCGATGCGGGAGCTGGTTTTGGTATCTGTGGTAGAATGCTCACCAATAGCAAGCTTGGGGTAGCGGTCGCGGAGATTTCCCAATCAGGCCGACGTTCGTTGGCGATTCAAGCCGATGTTACCAGCAAGACCGATGTGGAAAGAATGGTAAAGCAGGTAGTAACTACTGAGTTTGGTAGCATTGACATCTTGGTGAAAAATGCTGCTATCTATTGA